A stretch of DNA from Gimesia chilikensis:
GTACGCCGGAATCCTTGATCAGAATATTGGATCCGCCCCCAAAGACGCGTACAGGAATTTCATTTTCTGCACAGCATTTGACGACCGCCTGCAGTTCATCCGCGTTCCGTGGCTCCAGAAAGAACTGGGCCGGACCGCCGATTTTGAACCACGAGTATTTCGCCAGGGGTTCGGAATGTTTAAGAATGTCTTTGAAGTCTTCGATTGAACTCATGATGGATCCGATTTATTTCGCCAGCACCCATAGTTATGATGATATCACCAGATTGAGCCTCAGTCTCTAAAGTTGAGACGATCTGGTCAAGGGAACTGCCGAATCTGACCGCAGCATTATGCAGAAGAATTCGCTGAACAAGCTCTTTTGACGTATCAACGGGCTCCGTTCCCAGCTTTTCCCGGGCTGCATACACCGGAGCAATCAGTACTTCGTCCGCCAGTCGAAAACTGCGGGAGTAAGAATCCATCATGGCCTGCGTCCGCGAGACCTGATGCGGTTCATAAACACACCAGACCTTGCGATCCGGATATTCCTGCCTCAACAGGTTGAGGGTCGCCTGAATCGCAGTCGGATGGTGTGCATAATCGTCGATCAGAGTGATGCCCTTGTAAGAGCCTCTCTGCTCGTAGCGACGACGAATCCCCGGAAACTGGTAGATTCCTTCGCGAATGTCTTCGGCAGGGACTCCCGCCGAGTGACAGAGAATCGCGGCGACCATCGCGTTACTCACATTGTGGCGGCCCCGTTTCTGCAGGGAAATCTCAGAAAAGTACTCACCCTTGTAGAACATTCGGAAACGCTGACCGTAGGTGGTCTGCTTGATGTCTGTGGCCCACCAGTCTGCTTCCTCTTCCAGTGAAAACGTTGCGATTTTTGCCAGACAGGCTGTGCGAATTTCCACGGCGCCGCGACAGGCTGCCGGCATGATCAATGTTCCGTCAGCCGGAATCCGGGCTACGAACTCGGCATACGCGGAGGTCATATCATCCTGATTCTTAAAGTAATCGAAATGATCGGGCTCAATGTTAGTAATGGCTGCATAATAGGGGTAGAGATTCAGAAAACTCCGCTGGTATTCACAGCTTTCCGCTACAAATAAAGGACCTGCTCCTGCCCAGCCATTCAGGTTCTGGTTACAGAGTTCGGCTCCAATTACGGCCGAAGGGGAAACGCCGGCATTCTCCAGTACAAATGCCGTCAGTGCGGTAGTGGTGCTTTTTCCGTGGGTTCCTGCGATACAGACGCCCTGCTTCTGCCGCATCAGGTTGCCCAGCATCTGTGTGTAGGAGAGCTGGGGAATTCCCATGCGCTGCGCGAAACGCCGTTCGGGGTTTGCCAGTCCGATCGCCGGGCTGTAGATCAGCACGTTGGTCCCTTCCGGAACGAAACGTTTGTCATGCCCCTGATGGACCCGGTAGCCGCCTGCCTGTAAGGCCTGATCCGTCGGCAGCGCAGGACTCATATCCGAGCCGGTCACGCGGCAACCGGCGCTGGCCAGGTATTCCGCGAGTGCTTTCATCCCGGATCCACAAATGCCGACCAGGTGCGCAGAGGCAGGTAATCCGGCAGAGTCGAGCCGAAAATCCTGATTCAAGATTCCCTGTTGATGCGTATTCGTTTTTGACAGGATCATAGTCGCCTTAATGTCTATCTGAGGCCCCGACAGGTTATTCCCGCTGGCATCAGTACCGGCGGGTTTTGATCTCGGTAGAATCACTCCGAAATCCCACGACTCTCTCTATCGGGAATCACTGCGTGCGGAATCCATTGGTTATGACATTTGTTTCGACTGGATAAACATTATCGAATAACAGGATCCTGTTGCATCAAGCCGGTCATCTGGAGAAACTTGAGAAGATAGACAGCTATAGCTGGGTTTTACTGAAATCCGTTTCATTTCCCTGATTTCTGCACAATTTTTCCAGGATCTTATAATTCTTTACCGGCTGCGATACAATGCATTATGCCTCGAAATGGATTCTGTCTGAAGAGCAATTTCCAGGTCCGCAGTCTCGATCGTCTGCTGTTCAACAGAATATCCCTGAAAGGAGTTACCAATGCAGAGCCCCGCTTTCGATCCACAGCACGCGCATCGCCACTTTGCGGCGACCTGTTTCAATAAGACCTGGGAATATCTGGATAAGACAGATCGCACCGCTGCTGAAAATCTGGCCATGATTTCTGCCTGCCACGCCTCGCACTGGCACTGGGCGCAATACGACGAACATACGCCGGAAAACATTTCGATCGCTTACTGGCAGCTGGCCCGGGTCTATGCGGTCACCAATCAACCCAGCAATGCGTTCAGCTACGCCATGCTCTGCCTGAAAGTTACGCAGGACAACCATCTTAAGCCGTTTTGCCTGGCCTATGCCTACGAAGCCCTGGCCCGAGCCGCTTCCGTCGCCAATAAGCCCGAAGAAGTGGAAACATACAAACAACAAGCAAAAAATATTGCGGAATCGGACCTCGAAGGAGATGAAAAACAGCAATTGCTGGATGATCTGAATACAATATAAGAGAGAAGCCCTCTCTCTCATGAGGATTTCAGCAGACACGTCCTATTGTTTTTCCATTCTTAGACAGCACTTATGCAAACGCTGAAACGAGCCCTGGAAGCCTATTTTGATATCCCCGCTGCCGGGCCGGGTCAGGGTTCTGCCTGGAATTTCCACTGGAATACTCCCTGGCCAGCCTGGATGCCCGACTGGATCGTTCTGCTGCTGGCCTCGGGCATTGTGCTCCTGCTGGTCTACGCCTACCTCAAAGATACAGCTCACCTCGATCTGAAAAAGAAAAGCCTGCTGATCGGCATTCGACTGATCGTATTCCTGATTGTCGTATTGTTCCTCACCCGCTTTACGCTGACGATTCATCGCACGGGTCTGCCTTTTGTGGCACTGTTGATTGATGATTCCGCCAGCATGGGACTCGAAGACAATTACACAGGCACCCCGGAGATGAGCCCCGCCAACCTGAAAGAGTTTGAAGGCAAACCGCGGCTCGCGCTCGCCCGAGACCTGCTGTTGAAAGACGACGCCCGCTTCCTCACCGAGCTGCAGCGGAAACATAAACTGCGTCTGTATCACTTTTCCGAAGACTGCCTCCCCCTGGGTGATCCGGATTTTTTCGACCAGACCAACCAGCAGTCCACACAGGAAACACTCAAACAACTGGTTCCTACCGGTAAAGAGACGCGGCCTTACCACGCGGTGCAGAAAGTTCTCAACGATTTTCGTGGCACACCGCCGACGGCGATCATTGTCCTGAGTGATGGCATCTCCAGTACGGGAGAACTGGATCGCCTGTCCCGCGCCGCTCCTCTGGCCAAGTCGAAGCTGGTTCCCATCTTTCCGGTCGGCATTGGCAGCGAGCAACCCGTGCGTGACCTGCAGTTATACGATCTGCTCGTGGACGATGTGGCCTTCGTGAACGATCCGGTCAATCTGTCTGCCAAAGTTAAAACATTCGGCATCAATTCCGGTACGCTCTCCCTGGTATTGAAGGATGCCAAGACCGGCAGTCCCCTGGCCACGCGTCAGATTCCGGTCAATTCCCGCAAAGAGTTTCAGAAAATTGAGCTCACCTTTACTCCCACGACACCCGGGCTGTTTGAATACGAATTCGAAGTCGAGCCGGTCGAAGGGGAAGTCAATCAGAAAAACAATCAGCAGAGCGGCCAGGTTTCGGTCCTGGATCAGAAGATCCGGGTGCTGCTCGTCGATTCGGTTCCACGTTATGAATATCGTTATCTGAAACATCTGCTCGAACGGGATAAGACCATCGAGCTCCGCAGCATCCTGCAGGAATCGGATCTGGAATACTCGTCGGAAGACACCACGGCACTCGATTACTTCCCGGTCAAAAAAGAAGACCTCTACCAGTATGATGTCGTGATTCTGGGAGATGCCGATCCGGCTTACTTCAGCCAGGCCGTCTTCGAAAACCTCGATCAGTTCGTCAGAGAAAAAGGGGGCGGACTGATCGTCGTAGCCGGCCCCCGGTTTTCCCCGCAGGCGTACTTCAACACCCCCTTGCAGGGTCTGCTGCCGGTCGAGATATCCAAGGCCGCTCCCAACGCAGAATATGCCCCCGTGATCGAAGGTTTTCAGCCAGAGTTGACCACCGAAGGGCAGTTCAGCACATCCATCTTCCGCTTTGCCGACAGTGCTGAAGAAAGCCAGCGTATCTGGAACAGGCTTCCGGAACTCTACTGGTTTTTTACCGCTGACGACGTCAAACCCGGTGCAACGGTCTTCGCCATCCATCCCACCCAGAAGGGCAAGGACGGAAAGCCGATCCCCATTATCTCAACGCAGCGCGTGGGAGCCGGCAAGGTGATTTTCAACGCCACCGACGATCTCTGGCGGTGGCGGGACCTGGTAGGTGACCTGTACTATTCCCGTTACTGGGTTCAGGCCATTCGCTACCTGAGTCGTTCAAAGCTGCTCAACCAGGAACAGGCCATCGAACTCACCCTGGATCGTAAAACATACCAGCAGGGAGATACGGTCCAGTTTCGCGTCAAGTTTCTCGACGAACGACTAATCCCGGGCGACTCTGAACCGGTCACGGTCATGCTCGAGCGCAAAGGGGAAGCGTCGCGGCCCGTACAGCTGACGCCCCGGGAAACCGCCCCCAATATTTTTGAGGGCAGTTATTCGAACATCCCGGAAGGCGCTTATCATACCTGGGTCGCACATCCCATCCTGGAAGGGACGCCCCCCTCAGACGATTTTCGAGTCGAAATTTCCCAGCAGGAACTGTTGAACCGGGATATGGATCGCAGCGATCTGCAGAAAACAGCCCGCGAAACCCGCGGAACGTATTTTCATATCCTGGACGCGGAACAATTGCCGGAAGCGGTTCCCGCCGGTCATCCGATTCCACTGGAAAATGAAGAACCGATCCCGCTCTGGAATCGCTGGGAATTTCTGATTCTCTTCACTTTGCTGATCTCGGTAGAATGGCTCTTAAGAAAACGTTTTCGACTGGTATAATAATCCTTTAGCGTTCTGTCTCCTAATTGGCTGAATCCATAAACATGTCTCATTCCATTCGAGCACAACTCGAGCATCTGCACCAGAAGATCCGACAGCTTATCTGGCTGAACGGGGTCTGCTGGGGGCTGACGATCCTGCTCGCTCTGGGGTTGCTCGCCGTCGCACTGGACTGGAGTCTGAATATCACCGACCCCGCGATTCGGCTCATCCTGGGTCTGAGCATTGGGGCGGCCCTGGTCTCGACGGTCTGGAAACGACTGCTGATCCCCTTAAAGACCCCCATCACCGATCTGGACCTGGCACTTAAAATTGAAAAACGCTATCCGGCTCTGAAAGACAGTTTTTCGAGCAGCATCGAATTCGAAAACCAACCGGCGGCGCATTACGCAGGCTCT
This window harbors:
- the murC gene encoding UDP-N-acetylmuramate--L-alanine ligase; the protein is MILSKTNTHQQGILNQDFRLDSAGLPASAHLVGICGSGMKALAEYLASAGCRVTGSDMSPALPTDQALQAGGYRVHQGHDKRFVPEGTNVLIYSPAIGLANPERRFAQRMGIPQLSYTQMLGNLMRQKQGVCIAGTHGKSTTTALTAFVLENAGVSPSAVIGAELCNQNLNGWAGAGPLFVAESCEYQRSFLNLYPYYAAITNIEPDHFDYFKNQDDMTSAYAEFVARIPADGTLIMPAACRGAVEIRTACLAKIATFSLEEEADWWATDIKQTTYGQRFRMFYKGEYFSEISLQKRGRHNVSNAMVAAILCHSAGVPAEDIREGIYQFPGIRRRYEQRGSYKGITLIDDYAHHPTAIQATLNLLRQEYPDRKVWCVYEPHQVSRTQAMMDSYSRSFRLADEVLIAPVYAAREKLGTEPVDTSKELVQRILLHNAAVRFGSSLDQIVSTLETEAQSGDIIITMGAGEINRIHHEFNRRLQRHS